DNA from Orbaceae bacterium lpD01:
TTCGGTTTCGGAAAACTGTTCACTAAATTCGAGTGCGGTTGGATAGGAGGTATAACGAGGTCCGGAGTAGTTATATTTTTTGATGAGTGAATTGTCCCATTCAACTTGATGAGGACGATGAGTTCTTAGCATGATGATTTCCGGTTAATATCTTAAATTATTACGTTTTCTGCGCGACACCTTGGGTGGAGAGGATGTCTTTTTTCTGATTTTTTTTAGTTTGCGTAGATAAAGTAGGGTAGAGATTAGTAGTCCCAAATACAACCCTATCATAACAAATATCAACATTATTATGATCTATTGCTTCAATAATTTCATGATATCATCTCTGCCGTTATCTTGCTCGTCATCATCACCTTCGTCATATTCATAACCGAGCATATCCATCAATATTTCAATACGTTCTAAGCTTTGGTCAACAAAAAGTTGCTCTGCTGCAGTTAACGTTTCACCTTCATCAATACGATCGAGTAACTGTTCTAATTTGGGATCATTTTCTAACTGCGCTAACTCTTTTTCTGGTGGTAAGTTGACTTTTTGTGCTTTTTCTACTTTTCTTGGCGTAGTTTGTGGTTGTTGTGCTGTCAAAGAGATAGGTTTTTTACTGCCAATTCGCGGATCATTTAAATTTGATGCGCCACGTGAGCCATTTTTACCCTCACTATCGTTTTGCTTGTTACCACTAGGTAAACCTTTATGCTTACGTTTTTTCTTTAAAAGACGGCCTTCATCATTAATTTCTTGACGGGTCTTTTTATGTTTGCAGGGGACTTTATATACCATGATATTCCAGATTATAAGATAGAGTGATAGATTGATGTATTATCATATTGAAATTTAGTATGAAATGTAACAGAAAGGCAAAAAAAAGTATAGATTGTTTGGAAAGTGCTTGCGATTTTATTCGGCAATTGGTAAAAAGAGCCGGTGAATCAATTAATGAACAACAAGTGAAGATGAAAGATGACAAATAATATCAGTCCTTATATGCAGTTTAGCCGTCAAGAGTGGGCCGCTTTGCGAAATGCTATCCCGATGACGCTGACGCAAGATGATTTGGCATCATTACAAGGCATTAATGAAGGTCTATCTGTCGAAGAGGTGAGTGATATCTATTTGCCGCTTTCACGTTTAATTAATTATTATATCACCGCAAATATTAGTCGACAGGCCGTATTAGGTCAGTTTTTGGGCAAAACACAGAAAGTGCCTTATGTTATTGGTATCGCAGGTTCTGTTGCGGTAGGAAAAAGTACTACTGCACGGGTTATGCAAGCGTTACTCACTCGCTGGCCAGAGCACCGTAAAGTGGCGTTAGTCACAACCGATGGTTTTTTATATCCTAATCGTGTGCTTGAATCACGGGGAATCATGAATAAAAAAGGGTTTCCACAATCTTATGATACCAAAAAATTGCTGAAATTCGTTGCCGATGTAAAATCAGGTCAGTCACATGTCGAAGCGCCGATCTATTCTCATCTGATTTATGATATCATAGATGATAATCAACTGATGATTGATTGCCCTGATATTCTTATCCTCGAAGGGTTGAATGTTTTACAAGGTACAGTTAATCATTCGCAGCAAAATAATCGCGTGTTTGTCTCTGATTATGTTGATTTTTCAATCTTTGTTGATGCAGATACTAATTTGTTACATCAGTGGTATGTGAATCGTTTTTTAAAATTTAGAGCGGGTGCATTTAGTGATCCAAACTCCTATTTTCATCACTATGCAAAGTTAACCGAAGAGGAAGCCATTAATATTGCCAACAATATCTGGCATGATATTAATGAGAAGAATTTAGTCGAAAATATTTTGCCAACCAGAGAGCGGGCAAATTTAATTTTGACTAAAGGCGAAGGCCATAAAATCAAAAACGTTTATTTACGTAAATAAAATAATATAAAACAACTAGGATGGAGTAAATATGACTAAGATATCAGTCAAGAAAGCCGTAGTACTTTTATCGGTATTATTACCGTTAAGTGCTTTTGCATCAGAACAAGGATTAACCTGTCAAAGTAAAATTAAAGCGATTCAAACGCAAATTGCCTATGCTAAGGCAAATAACAACACTGCAGAAACGATGGGTTTAAATACCGCGTTAGCTGATACCATCAGCAATTGCTCTGATTCAAGTCTTGAAAAAAAATATCAAGCTAAAGTAACAGAAAAAACTGCCAAAGTGGCTGAGCGTAAAGCTGACTTAGCGGAGGCGCAAGCTGAAGGTAAAGTGAATAAATTAGCAAAATTACAACGTAAAATAGACAGTGCTCAAGCTGAGTTAGATGAAGCGCAAGCACAATTAGATAGTTTTCATCAAACGTTAAAAGCCCAATAATCTAAGATATTTATCTGAAAGTAGCATGATATTGTGCTACTTTTCTTTCATTGAAGCGTAAACCGATTACGCCGTTTTATCTGTTTCAAATATCCGTAAAAAATGATCACAATAGTAGAATAACACATTATCATGATTGGATTACGAGCAAACCTTGATCAGATTGACCGTAAAAATGATGATTTTGCTTCAAGCAAGCATCTTGCATAATAAGCTGATATAGGATGATAAGTGTGATTAAACAATTTATACTATGCCTTTTTTTAACCTGTTTTAGTGTCGTCAGTTTGGCTAAACCAGCAGAAACGACTTGTCCTGTGGCATCAAATTTTGACATTATTATTGATACACAATCGGTAAGATTGATCGAGCAAAACAGCGAATTGAAAATTTTCCCCAATGGCAAAATGGCGTTAAATCAACGCAATGTTACCAGCGATCGCGTAATCCAACAAAAAGCAGC
Protein-coding regions in this window:
- the yihI gene encoding Der GTPase-activating protein YihI; protein product: MVYKVPCKHKKTRQEINDEGRLLKKKRKHKGLPSGNKQNDSEGKNGSRGASNLNDPRIGSKKPISLTAQQPQTTPRKVEKAQKVNLPPEKELAQLENDPKLEQLLDRIDEGETLTAAEQLFVDQSLERIEILMDMLGYEYDEGDDDEQDNGRDDIMKLLKQ
- a CDS encoding DUF1090 domain-containing protein yields the protein MTKISVKKAVVLLSVLLPLSAFASEQGLTCQSKIKAIQTQIAYAKANNNTAETMGLNTALADTISNCSDSSLEKKYQAKVTEKTAKVAERKADLAEAQAEGKVNKLAKLQRKIDSAQAELDEAQAQLDSFHQTLKAQ
- the coaA gene encoding type I pantothenate kinase, whose product is MTNNISPYMQFSRQEWAALRNAIPMTLTQDDLASLQGINEGLSVEEVSDIYLPLSRLINYYITANISRQAVLGQFLGKTQKVPYVIGIAGSVAVGKSTTARVMQALLTRWPEHRKVALVTTDGFLYPNRVLESRGIMNKKGFPQSYDTKKLLKFVADVKSGQSHVEAPIYSHLIYDIIDDNQLMIDCPDILILEGLNVLQGTVNHSQQNNRVFVSDYVDFSIFVDADTNLLHQWYVNRFLKFRAGAFSDPNSYFHHYAKLTEEEAINIANNIWHDINEKNLVENILPTRERANLILTKGEGHKIKNVYLRK